CACGTTTTCCAATTCACGAACATTGCCTGGCCAGGGATGGCCCTGTAGCTTGTGTATGGCGTCATCGTCCAGATGTGGGATTGAGCGTTCCATCTTATGCGCGGCGCGCCCCAACAGGGCCTGCACCAGCAGGGGAATGTCTTCGGTACGTTCGCGCAAGGGGGGAAGCTGGATATTGATGACATCCAGCCGGTAGGCCAGGTCTTCCCGGAACAGCCCTTCATGGGCGGCCTGGAACAGATCCCGGTGAGTGGCGGCGATGATGCGTGCATTGACCGGGATGGTTTGGGTGCCGCCTACGGGCTCCACAGACTGCTCCTGCAGGGCGCGTAGCAGCTTGGCTTGCAACTGGGGAGCCAGTTCTCCGATCTCATCGAGGAACAGGGTGCCGTCCTGAGCCTGCTGGAAACGTCCGGCCTTGTCGGCCGTGGCGCCTGTGAAAGCTCCTTTTGCATGGCCGAACAGCTCACTTTCCAGCAGGTTGTCCACGATGGCGGCACAATTGATGGCGACGAAACGGCCTTTTCGCCCGCTGTACTGATGAATCAGCCGGGCGACGATTTCCTTGCCGGTTCCGGATTCGCCGGTGATGAGGACGGTGGCCGTGCTCTGGGCGGACAGGGCGATCTGCTTGCTCACTTCCAGCATGGCCTGGCTGCGTCCGATGAGTTCGCGGATATTGGGTTCCGCGGGATTGGTTTCCACTGCGTTGTTCGGGGTCCAGGCCAGGGCTTTGTCCACGGCTTCCTGCAACACGCTGGTTTTCACCGGTTTGTGGATGAAGTCCGTGGCGCCCTGCTGTATGGCCTGTATGGCCAGTTCCAGGTCGTGAACACCGGTCATCATGATGATGCGGGCATCCGGCTGCTGCTCGAGGATCCGGGGGATGAGTTCGCTGCCCAGTCCATCGGGCAACTGCTGGTCCAGGAGAACCAGATCCGGTTTGTGGTCGCTGAGTCTGCTTAGGGCTTCGTTGCAGCTGTGGGCGCTTTGGACCCTCATGCCCTGATCCTCGAAATGCAGGGTCAGCATCTGGCTCAGGGAACTGTCGTCTTCGATGATCAGCAATGTCGGGTTCATGTCCTGCTACCGTATTTCCATCCGCCAATGGCCAGGAGCAGCCATCCTGCAAGAAAAGACAGGCCACCCAGTGGAGTTATTGCACCCAGGCTGCGAATTCCGCTCAGAGACAAGGCATACAGGCTGCCGCTGAACAGCCCAATGCCGGTGATGAAACAAATGCCCGCCCAACGCAGGGACGAAGTGGGAAAAGCACTCAACAGCAATCCGGTGAACAGGATGGCCAGGGCATGCAGCCCCTGGTAATGAACGGCCTTGTTGAATATGTCGAACATGTGGGGGCTCATGCGGTCCTGGAGAACGTGGGCGCCGAAGGCGCCGAAAGCCACGCTGAAAAAGCCTGCCAGGGCGCCCAGTACCAGGAACAGTCGGGGGGTATTCATGAGGGCAGGCTCTCCAGGGCTTCTGCGGCGATTTCCCGTACATCTTTGTTCGGGTCAGCCAACAAGGGCTTCAGCCAGTTGCGTGCTGCGGGGGTGGCGGAAAGGCCCAGATAATAGGCGGCATCACCACGAATGTTGGCCTTGTCGGAGCGGGTGAGCTCCCCAAGCTGCGGCACCAGTTTCTGTAAGGCCGGGCTACCGGCAAAGTCTTCGAAAATGGCGCTGACGCCAAAACTCACACCAAGGGAATTGTCCTCCCGCTGCATAAGATCGAGGAGGGCGGACAATTGATCCGGGTGTTGCTTCAGGTAGGCGATGGCCTGATCCATCTGCTGCTGTTCCAACAGTTCACGGATATAGTCCCGGGATGATTCATCTTTAGCAGCTTTTTTCACCCAGTCGCTGATTTCACCCGGAGTATAGTTGCCTGCCAGCTCATAGTTGCCGATGCGCAACCAGGGTACCGAGCGGGTGCCGACTTCCTGTGCGGCCTCCGGGTGCACGGCGATGTTGATGACTTTCAGTTGACCGATATCCCCCTTCTTGACCAACTCTGTCAGACTGGCGAGAACGGACTGGCAATGGGGGCAACCCGGAGCGATGAGGAGCAAAGTGTCTGGCGCGTGGTTCATGGTGAGTTGATTTGGATCAGTTCCAGTTTGTGCTCAAGCAGGGAAACGGAACCTGATTTTACCCCTAATTGGTTGATTTCCAAGGTTCATAAGTATTACAGATAAAGCCTCTTTATGCCTGCCGGATGTAAAACTGTTTGGCCTTTTAGGGCCTGAGAAACTATTTTTACTCACCCTATATTGCCCCGGGGAGGGTTTGTGTTGCGGTGCTTGCGCTGCTGACAGGTGTTTTCCAGGGGTGACTGGCGATTTTTCGGGCAGGCTGAAATCCAGATTTCAGCCTGCCCGGATTGAAAAGAAGACCGCTTCGGCGGTGAATATTCACTGCAGTGTAAACTTAAGGAGAACTATCGATGCCTACATTTGTGCGTACCGATAAGTGCGATGGCTGCAAGGGTCAGGACAAGACCGCTTGTATGTACATCTGCCCACACGACCTCATGAAGCTCGACATGGACGGTTCCATGACCGGCCACGCCATGAAGTCTTTCAACCAGGAGCCTGATCAGTGCTGGGAATGCTATTCCTGCGTCAAGATCTGCCCGCAGAACGCTATCGAAGCGCGTCCCTACGCCGATATCGTACCTCTGGGTGCTTCCGTACAGCCGCTGCGCGGTACTGATTCCATCATGTGGACCATCAAGTTCCGTAATGGCACCATGAAGCGCTTCAAGTTCCCTATCCGTACTACTCCGGAAGGTTCTATTGATCCTTATGGCAACAAGCCTGCGGCCGACATCAGCAAAGTTGGTGAGCCTGGCTTCTTTAATCACAACGAGCAAAACGGCTTCCGTGCTGGCGATCCCAGCGAGCTGATCTGCAAGTAATCCATAATTCTGATCATTAGAATTTAATCTTTTTAGTAGAGGTAATTAACATGGCTGAATTCGGTAATCCCGAAGTAGTCGAAGAAGAGGTGGATATCCTCATCATCGGCGGTGGTATGGCTGCTTGCGGTACCGCTTATGAAATTGGCCCCTGGGTTGAAGCCGCCAAGAGCGAAGGCGTTGACATCAAGGTCAAGCTGGTCGACAAGGCCGCTATGGATCGTTCCGGTGCTGTAGCCCAGGGTCTGTCTGCAATCAATACCTACATCGGTCCTGAGCAGGATCCTGCGGATTATGCCCGCATGGTCTCCAACGACCTGATGGGTATCACCCGTGATGACCTGGCTTACGACCTGGGTCGCCACGTGGACGAGTCCGTTCACCTGTTCGAAGAGTGGGGTCTGCCCATCTGGAAACTGGACGAGAACGGCGAGCGTTTCGACGGCTCCAAAGGCATGACTCCCCTGAAAGACGGCGGTACTCCCGTACGTTCCGGTAAGTGGCAGATCATGATCAACGGTGAATCCTACAAGTGGATCGTGGCGGAAGCTGCGAAGAAAGCACTGGGCGTGGACAACATCCAGGAGCGTATCTTCATCGTCAAGCTGGTCAACGACAAGAACGACAAGAACCGCGTTGCCGGTGCTGTCGGTTTCTCCACCCGTGAAGACAAAGTGGTTGTTTACAAGTTCAAGGCCTGCCTGCTGGTAGCCGGTGGCTGCGTAAACATCTTCCGTCCCCGCTCTGTTGGTGAAGGTCAGGGTCGTGCCTGGTATCCCGTATGGAATGCCGGTTCCACCTACTCCATGGCCGCCGAGGCTGGCGCTGAGCTGACTCTGATGGAAAACCGCTTCGTACCTACCCGTTTCAAAGACGGTTACGGTCCTGTTGGCGCATGGTTCCTGCTGTTCAAATCCCAGGCCACCAACGGCGAAGGCGAGCCGTACATGGTTCGCAACAAGGAAATGCTGGACGACTATCCTCCCTATGGTCAGGCTGCTGTTCCTGCTTCCTGCCTGCGTAACCACCTGATGCTCAAGGAAATGCGTGAAGGTCGCGGTCCTATCTGGATGGATACGGTTACTGCTCTGGCCAACCTGCGTGAGACCCTGTCTCCTCGCGAAGTCAAGCACCTGGAAGCAGAAGCCTGGGAAGACTTCCTCGACATGTGTATCGGCCAGTGCGGTATCTGGGCTGGTGAGAACATCGAGCCTGAGAAGAAGAACTCCGAGCTGATGCCTACCGAACCGTACCTGCTGGGTTCACACTCCGGCTGCTGTGGTATCTGGGTTTCCGGTCCTGAAGATGTTGGCGCGCCAACTGAGGAAGCACTGGGCGAAGGCATTCCCGAGCACCTGCCTTCCGGCTGGAACTGGGGCTACCGTGGCATGACCACCGTACAAGGCCTGTTCACCGCCGGTGACGGTGTTGGTGCCTCCGGTCACAAATTCTCCTCCGGTTCTCACGCCGAAGGACGTATGTGTGCCAAGTCCATGGTCAAGTTCGTCATGGACAACAAAGACTGGACGCCTGAGCTGGATACGCCTGTTGACCAACTGGTAGAGGAAATCTATCGTCCTGTTCGTAACTACCTCGAGCACAAGGACTACACCACTGCCATCGACGTCAACCCCAACTACATCACTCCCCGTATGCTGCAGTTCCGTCTGCAGAAGATCATGGACGAGTATGTAGCCGGTGTTGCCACCTACTACACCACCAACGCCAACATGCTGGATCTGGCTGAGCAAAAGCTCGAGATGCTGAAGGAAGATTCCCTGAAGATGCGTGCCAAGGACCTCCACGAGCTCCTGCGTGCATGGGAAAACTACCATCGTATCCTCACTGCTGAAGCTCACATGAAGCATATTCAGTTCCGTGAAGAGAGCCGTTATCCCGGTTTCTACTATCGCATGGACAAGAACTTCGTTGATGAAGAAAACTGGAAGTGCTTCGTAAACTCCGTTTACGACAAGGAAACCAAGAAGTGGACTTGCTTCAAGCGTGCCCACAAAGATCTGGTGGACAAGTCCAAGCTGTTCAAGTAATTACTGCTTGACAGTCTGAAGACGGAAATCCGGGCGTCGCAAGGCGCCCGGATTTTATTTTCTACAAATGTTTGATATCAAATGAATATCCTTTGGATAAATTGACGCCAGGAAGAACAGGGTTGAAAGATCCAGTGGCTATTGATTTGATGGTCTACCCGTAATACGCAGCCCTTGCCTGCGCAGAGGTTTTCAAAATGAGTGACGAAAAATTCGATATTCCCTTCAAGAGTCCGACCTTGCCCAAGGTATTGTCCGATGACAGCAAACTGAAATTCAGTTGCTACAAGGGCATTTCCTGTTTCAATGCCTGTTGCAAGCGTTCCGATATTACGTTGGTTCCCTACGATGTCCTGCGCCTGAAGCAGCGTTTCGACATGAGTTCGGAAGAGTTTCTCGACAAATACACGGTGCCCTATCCCATGGATCAGGATCAGGTGCCGGGCCTGAAGATGAAGGTTCATGACGATGGCGCCTGTCCCTTTCTTGATGAAGAGACCGGCTGTACCGTTTATGAAGATCGCCCCACAGTTTGCCGCTACTACCCACTGGCGGTGCTGAACATCCGTGAAAAGGACTCCAGCGAACCCCAGATCCAGTACTCCCTGGTGGTGGAGGAACACTGTAAAGGGCATGAAGAAGACCGTGAACTGACGGTGGATGAATACCGCAAGGAGCAGGGTTGTGACGAGTTCGATTTCTACAACAAGGAATGGTACGAGCTGATCCTGAAGAAAAAATCTGCCGGACCCGGTGTGGGCAAGCCCAATGAAATGAGCCTGCAACTGTTTTTCATGGCCTCCTACAACACCGATATGTTCCGCCGCTTCGTGCTCAGTGACAAGTTTCGCGCCAGCTATGATATTCCCGCTGAAACCTATGAACAGCTCGAGAAGGATGATGTGGCCCTGCTGCAGTTCGGCTATAAGCTCATGCGTCAGGCATTGTTTGGTGAGAAACTCATCCCGGAACAGCCCGGTGTGTGGGAAAAGCGGGTTGAAGAGCGGCGTGCGGTATGGGAAGCTCGTACCCAGGCAGAAATAGAAGCGCGTAATAAGCAGGTGGAAGAACAGATGCGCAAGGAAACCTGAACCCGGCGAGAGGACAAAGTCATGCCAGCCGTTTTTGAATCCGTATTGGATGGTACCCTGGTTTTCCGGGTCAGCGGCAAGTTGCATGCGGATGATTTTTTGTCTGCCTGGCATGCCGGGGAGGAACAGATTCGCGAGGAGGGCAGTATCTGTATCCTGGTGATCTATGATGGTTTTGAGGGTTGGGATGATGATCTCATTGGTGAGGTCAGCAATCCCGGATTCATGGAAGAACAGGATGATTTGATCGAAAAGATTGCCGTCGTGGGCGAGGAACGCTGGCGGGAACCCACGGAACTGTTCATGCTGAAGGGCCTGAGAAAGGCCGCTGTGGAGTATTTTGAACCGGGCCAGGAGTCGTTGGCGAGAGCCTGGCTGGAAGCCTGATGTCCGGCTTAACTTCTGGAGTCGGGAATCTGTTTTGAGGGTAAACCAGCCTGTTTCCGGTCAGGATTCCGGTGCTCGCATTTTCGGTAGATTACGCAATTCCTTCCTTGTCTCTTGGCTTGGTACAGTGCCTTGTCGGCGCAGGTGATCATGGTATTCAACTGCGGGCATTGCGGTGATTTGATGCTCGTGAATCCAAAGCTGGCGGTTACCGTCACGCCTGCTATAGCGCGCATTTCGGCGACCATCTTGCGCAACTTCTGCAAAGCAGCCTGGCCTTGTGTCTGGTTGGTCTCGGGCAGTAGTAGTACGAATTCTTCTCCTCCCCAACGTGCGACGACATCGCTTTTGCGGGATTTCCGCCGCAACAGTTTACCCAGAGCGCGAAGCACCTTGTCTCCTGTGTCATGGCCATGCTCATCGTTGATCAGCTTGAAATGATCGATATCCACCATGGCCAGTGAAATGGGATGCCCCTGCCTGGCTGCCTGGCATATGTACTTTTCCGCCAGTTCTTCCAGCCCCAGTCGGTTATAACAACCTGTCAGCTCATCGCGCATGGCGAGCTTCTGCATTTGCGCCTGCTGCTCCAGCACCTTGTCCATGAGCAGCTTGCTACTGAGCAGATTATTGACACGGATACTGAGTTCTTCCTTCAGCACCGGCTTGGTGACATAGTCCGTGGTGCCGGCACGCAGCAGCTCCAGGCGCCGTTCGGGATCGTCGTGTCCGGTTAGGGTGAGAACGGGGAGTTGGGCATTCTCGTTATCCAACTGGCGGAGCTGACGTAACAGCCAAAGGCCGCTGGCTCCTCCTTTGAGCAGTACATCCGTAATGACCAGATCGTACTCCCTGCTGACAAGCCATTCCAGAGCGGTTTCGGCACTATCGCAGTGTTCCACCCTCAAATTCATGTCCTGTTCCAGAGTATGGTGCACTATGGCTGCCTGGGTGCGGCTGTCTTCCACGTATAATACCCGGCAGCTGCTACTGAGCACCTGGTTGTTGTAGGATCCTCCAAGCAGCACCCGCAGTCTGCGGATGATATGTGAAGTGCTGCTCTTGTAGATGACCTCTGTAACACCGGCTTTCACCGCTTGCAGACGAATGCCTTTGGCGCGGTCGGAGGTCAAAAGTATGATGGATGCCTGCGGCGCCAGTTTGCGCACCTGAGGGATGAGCTCCATGGTGTCTTCGCCATCCACTGAAGGATTCAGGCAGATCAGGCGAAACTCATATTTTTCAAGAGCATGGAGTGCTTCCTGGTGAGAAGTCACGTTGACAGGCTGATAGCCCAGGCGCATGAACAGATCGCTGAGAAACAACTGGTAGAGCTTGCTGTTTTCAACCAGCAATACCATCATTCGGGATTTTGGGGAGAGATGTTTGGGCAGGGTATTGCACATGTTTTTGGTTTGATTACTGATTGTTCAGGTTGTGTAGGAAAAGTTTTGTGATGCCCGTCACTGGATGTGCAACAAAGCCCGGGAATTCCGGAGTAAACCATGTCCCCGCTGCCCTTGCCAGGGGAGGATAAGCCTGGTCTAAAGCAGAAACAGGGTTGCCAGTCCCAGGAAGGACAGAAACCCCACGACATCAGTCACCGTTGTGAGCAGGACGCCGCCGGCCAGGGCAGGGTCTATGCCCAGTTTATCCAATGCCAGGGGCAGCAGGGCACCGACAATGGCTGCGGCGATGAGGTTGATGATCATGGCGGCAGCGATAACCAGGGCGATATCGGTACTGTGGAACCAGATACCGGCAATGATGCCCACCACCACGGCCCAAAGCAGGCCATTGACCAGGGCTACGGCCAGTTCCTTGGCCAACAGATAGCCAGCGTTCTTGCTTGACAGCTGACCCAGGGCGATACCGCGGATGGCCAGGGTCAGAGTCTGGGTGCCACCGACGCCGCCCATACTGGCGACAATTGGCATGAGCACCGCCAGGGCCACGATACGCTCCAGGGTGTCCTCGAAATGGCCAATGACCCAGGAGGCGAGAAAGGCGGTGAGCAGGTTGATACCCAACCAGACGGCACGGCGTTTGCTGCTTTCCAGAACCGGGGCGAACATGTCCTCGTCCTCAGACAGGCCTGCGGATCCCATGAACTGGTGTTCTCCTTCCTCACGAATGAGATCCACCACGTCATCCACTGTGATCCGGCCTACCAGATGGCCCTGTTCATCGACCACCGGAGCGGATAACAGGTCGTATTGTTCGAAGCGCCGCGCTACGTCGGAATCCGGGGTAAAGACATTGAAGGGTTGTACACCCAGGCTCATGACCTCGGCCACGGTCTCGTTGGGGTCATTGGTCACCAGATCCGCCAGCCGCAAGGTGCCGAGATATTTGTCATCCCTGTTGGTGACGAACAGCTGATCCGTATCCCGGGGTACCCGCTCTCCCAACTGACGCAGGTAGCGCAATACCACATCCAGGGTCACTTCCGGACGAACGGTCACCGTGTCCGTGTTCATCAGGCCACCGGCGGTGTCCTCCGGATAGGAAAGTACGGTTTCCAGGCGTCGCCGGTCCTGCTCATCCAGGGAGCGCATGACCTCTTCGGTGACATTTGAAGGCAACTCCTGGATGAAGTCCGCCAGATCGTCCACGTCCATGTGTTCGGTCGCGGCGACAATATCATCCTGGTGCATGTTCTGCAGGAGCTCGTTGCGCACGTTTTCCGTGAGCTCCATGAGGGTTTCCCCGTCCTGATCGGTTTCCAGCAGATCCCAGAGGATCTGGCGCTGGTTCAGGGGCAGGGCTTCGAGAACATGGGCAATTTCCGCAGGCTGCAGCTTGCGTAGCAAAGCGGCTGCTTCACGCCAGGAATCCTGATCCAGGTATTCCTGAATCTGTTCCAGACGTGAGATTTCGCCTTCTGTGCTTGCCGGAGTGGTCATGAGTGCCTGCCTGTCCAGAATTGCTCGATAGAACAACTTGCGGCAGTTTAGCAGGTTGCGCAAAACAATTCAGACGGGCTCCGGCCATGGCTTTGGCCGGTTATACTGTTGCCATGAGCAACTCCTCATTCGGGAAACAATGTCTGTCATGGTGCCGGGCAGGGAGTCTGTCTGGTCTGGCGTTGCTTGCGGCTGCCGGTTTGCCTGTCGCGGCCGGAGAGCCGGACTACGCCTTGCTGCCCCTGAACCAGTTGAGGCACCTGGCAGTGGAAGGAGTACCCCGTGCCCAGCTTGCCCTGGGGGTGGCCCTGGAGCATGGTGAAGGATTGCCGCGTTCCCCGGTGGAGGCCAGACGCTGGTATTGCCGGGCGGCTGCGCAGAATGTCGAGGAAGCCTGGTTCAACCTGGGCTGGATGTTTGCCAATGGACGAGGTGTGATCCGGGATGACGCCATTGCCCGTTACTGGCTGGGCAGGGCGGCTGCGGGGGGTGTTGCCCAGGCGGCCAATGTCCTGGCTATGCTGGAGGAAGGGACAAGCGACCTGACAGGTTGCGAGGATACGGTAACTCTGCCCTGGATATACCAGCGCTGCCAGTCTGTTCAATGCCGGGATATCGTTCACAAGGTAGAGCAACTGGCGCCCAACTATGGTCTGGATGCCAATCTGGTGGTTGCCGTTATCGATGCGGAATCCGGATTTCAGCCCCGGGCTCTGTCACCCAAGAGGGCCAGTGGCCTGATGCAGTTGCTGCCGACTACAGCCCAACGTTTTGGTGTGAGGGATATCTGGGATACGGAAGAG
This sequence is a window from Thiolapillus brandeum. Protein-coding genes within it:
- a CDS encoding HEAT repeat domain-containing protein — protein: MNHAPDTLLLIAPGCPHCQSVLASLTELVKKGDIGQLKVINIAVHPEAAQEVGTRSVPWLRIGNYELAGNYTPGEISDWVKKAAKDESSRDYIRELLEQQQMDQAIAYLKQHPDQLSALLDLMQREDNSLGVSFGVSAIFEDFAGSPALQKLVPQLGELTRSDKANIRGDAAYYLGLSATPAARNWLKPLLADPNKDVREIAAEALESLPS
- the aprA gene encoding adenylyl-sulfate reductase subunit alpha produces the protein MAEFGNPEVVEEEVDILIIGGGMAACGTAYEIGPWVEAAKSEGVDIKVKLVDKAAMDRSGAVAQGLSAINTYIGPEQDPADYARMVSNDLMGITRDDLAYDLGRHVDESVHLFEEWGLPIWKLDENGERFDGSKGMTPLKDGGTPVRSGKWQIMINGESYKWIVAEAAKKALGVDNIQERIFIVKLVNDKNDKNRVAGAVGFSTREDKVVVYKFKACLLVAGGCVNIFRPRSVGEGQGRAWYPVWNAGSTYSMAAEAGAELTLMENRFVPTRFKDGYGPVGAWFLLFKSQATNGEGEPYMVRNKEMLDDYPPYGQAAVPASCLRNHLMLKEMREGRGPIWMDTVTALANLRETLSPREVKHLEAEAWEDFLDMCIGQCGIWAGENIEPEKKNSELMPTEPYLLGSHSGCCGIWVSGPEDVGAPTEEALGEGIPEHLPSGWNWGYRGMTTVQGLFTAGDGVGASGHKFSSGSHAEGRMCAKSMVKFVMDNKDWTPELDTPVDQLVEEIYRPVRNYLEHKDYTTAIDVNPNYITPRMLQFRLQKIMDEYVAGVATYYTTNANMLDLAEQKLEMLKEDSLKMRAKDLHELLRAWENYHRILTAEAHMKHIQFREESRYPGFYYRMDKNFVDEENWKCFVNSVYDKETKKWTCFKRAHKDLVDKSKLFK
- a CDS encoding DUF423 domain-containing protein, which produces MNTPRLFLVLGALAGFFSVAFGAFGAHVLQDRMSPHMFDIFNKAVHYQGLHALAILFTGLLLSAFPTSSLRWAGICFITGIGLFSGSLYALSLSGIRSLGAITPLGGLSFLAGWLLLAIGGWKYGSRT
- the aprB gene encoding adenylyl-sulfate reductase subunit beta, which gives rise to MPTFVRTDKCDGCKGQDKTACMYICPHDLMKLDMDGSMTGHAMKSFNQEPDQCWECYSCVKICPQNAIEARPYADIVPLGASVQPLRGTDSIMWTIKFRNGTMKRFKFPIRTTPEGSIDPYGNKPAADISKVGEPGFFNHNEQNGFRAGDPSELICK
- a CDS encoding YkgJ family cysteine cluster protein; protein product: MSDEKFDIPFKSPTLPKVLSDDSKLKFSCYKGISCFNACCKRSDITLVPYDVLRLKQRFDMSSEEFLDKYTVPYPMDQDQVPGLKMKVHDDGACPFLDEETGCTVYEDRPTVCRYYPLAVLNIREKDSSEPQIQYSLVVEEHCKGHEEDRELTVDEYRKEQGCDEFDFYNKEWYELILKKKSAGPGVGKPNEMSLQLFFMASYNTDMFRRFVLSDKFRASYDIPAETYEQLEKDDVALLQFGYKLMRQALFGEKLIPEQPGVWEKRVEERRAVWEARTQAEIEARNKQVEEQMRKET
- a CDS encoding GGDEF domain-containing protein — translated: MCNTLPKHLSPKSRMMVLLVENSKLYQLFLSDLFMRLGYQPVNVTSHQEALHALEKYEFRLICLNPSVDGEDTMELIPQVRKLAPQASIILLTSDRAKGIRLQAVKAGVTEVIYKSSTSHIIRRLRVLLGGSYNNQVLSSSCRVLYVEDSRTQAAIVHHTLEQDMNLRVEHCDSAETALEWLVSREYDLVITDVLLKGGASGLWLLRQLRQLDNENAQLPVLTLTGHDDPERRLELLRAGTTDYVTKPVLKEELSIRVNNLLSSKLLMDKVLEQQAQMQKLAMRDELTGCYNRLGLEELAEKYICQAARQGHPISLAMVDIDHFKLINDEHGHDTGDKVLRALGKLLRRKSRKSDVVARWGGEEFVLLLPETNQTQGQAALQKLRKMVAEMRAIAGVTVTASFGFTSIKSPQCPQLNTMITCADKALYQAKRQGRNCVIYRKCEHRNPDRKQAGLPSKQIPDSRS
- a CDS encoding SpoIIAA family protein, translated to MPAVFESVLDGTLVFRVSGKLHADDFLSAWHAGEEQIREEGSICILVIYDGFEGWDDDLIGEVSNPGFMEEQDDLIEKIAVVGEERWREPTELFMLKGLRKAAVEYFEPGQESLARAWLEA
- the mgtE gene encoding magnesium transporter, producing MTTPASTEGEISRLEQIQEYLDQDSWREAAALLRKLQPAEIAHVLEALPLNQRQILWDLLETDQDGETLMELTENVRNELLQNMHQDDIVAATEHMDVDDLADFIQELPSNVTEEVMRSLDEQDRRRLETVLSYPEDTAGGLMNTDTVTVRPEVTLDVVLRYLRQLGERVPRDTDQLFVTNRDDKYLGTLRLADLVTNDPNETVAEVMSLGVQPFNVFTPDSDVARRFEQYDLLSAPVVDEQGHLVGRITVDDVVDLIREEGEHQFMGSAGLSEDEDMFAPVLESSKRRAVWLGINLLTAFLASWVIGHFEDTLERIVALAVLMPIVASMGGVGGTQTLTLAIRGIALGQLSSKNAGYLLAKELAVALVNGLLWAVVVGIIAGIWFHSTDIALVIAAAMIINLIAAAIVGALLPLALDKLGIDPALAGGVLLTTVTDVVGFLSFLGLATLFLL
- a CDS encoding sigma-54-dependent transcriptional regulator, producing the protein MNPTLLIIEDDSSLSQMLTLHFEDQGMRVQSAHSCNEALSRLSDHKPDLVLLDQQLPDGLGSELIPRILEQQPDARIIMMTGVHDLELAIQAIQQGATDFIHKPVKTSVLQEAVDKALAWTPNNAVETNPAEPNIRELIGRSQAMLEVSKQIALSAQSTATVLITGESGTGKEIVARLIHQYSGRKGRFVAINCAAIVDNLLESELFGHAKGAFTGATADKAGRFQQAQDGTLFLDEIGELAPQLQAKLLRALQEQSVEPVGGTQTIPVNARIIAATHRDLFQAAHEGLFREDLAYRLDVINIQLPPLRERTEDIPLLVQALLGRAAHKMERSIPHLDDDAIHKLQGHPWPGNVRELENVLTQALVQARDGNISADLIRFHETHREAPPDTEEHSPMQTLEEVEARHIQKVLDHTGGHKANSCRILGISRPALDRKIRKYELRVSPAKK
- a CDS encoding transglycosylase SLT domain-containing protein, whose protein sequence is MSNSSFGKQCLSWCRAGSLSGLALLAAAGLPVAAGEPDYALLPLNQLRHLAVEGVPRAQLALGVALEHGEGLPRSPVEARRWYCRAAAQNVEEAWFNLGWMFANGRGVIRDDAIARYWLGRAAAGGVAQAANVLAMLEEGTSDLTGCEDTVTLPWIYQRCQSVQCRDIVHKVEQLAPNYGLDANLVVAVIDAESGFQPRALSPKRASGLMQLLPTTAQRFGVRDIWDTEENLRGGMAYLRWLLAWFRGDLEKVLAAYNAGEQRVMQYRGVPPYTETRGYVRRILRRYGHKVHPYDVAWLTLPLADPEARAKAAVSSRRDP